In Halococcus salifodinae DSM 8989, one DNA window encodes the following:
- a CDS encoding metallophosphoesterase, giving the protein MARAESARVEPVPGEPAAVIESEDERALCVADYHAGLEAGLGRQGVELPSQSRERREHLLSLCDETSAERVVFLGDLAHAIGGARGAERDELETLFAALDGRASVTVVKGNHDGAIDSLADEVGIEINVTPTDGTTFGNVGLAHGHTWPSREVLECEVVCVGHEHPTVRLEDDVGGSRAERAWLRGRLAPEPFVDHHGEGLAIDGELVVCPAFNDLSGGTWVNVRGQEFLAPFLPDGLAEGEAYLLDGTRLGNYERV; this is encoded by the coding sequence ATGGCGCGGGCCGAATCGGCACGCGTCGAGCCCGTGCCCGGCGAACCCGCCGCCGTGATCGAGAGCGAGGACGAGCGCGCTCTCTGTGTGGCCGACTACCACGCCGGACTCGAAGCCGGGCTGGGTCGCCAGGGTGTCGAACTCCCGAGCCAGTCACGCGAACGCCGCGAACACCTGCTTTCGCTGTGCGACGAGACGAGCGCGGAGCGGGTCGTCTTCCTCGGCGATCTCGCCCACGCCATCGGCGGCGCACGGGGAGCCGAGCGCGACGAGCTCGAAACGCTGTTCGCCGCACTCGACGGCCGGGCGTCGGTGACGGTCGTGAAAGGCAATCACGACGGCGCAATCGACTCGCTGGCCGACGAGGTGGGAATCGAGATCAACGTGACACCGACCGACGGCACCACGTTCGGTAACGTGGGACTCGCACACGGCCACACGTGGCCGAGCCGGGAGGTACTGGAGTGTGAGGTGGTCTGTGTCGGCCACGAACATCCGACCGTGCGCCTGGAGGACGACGTGGGCGGGAGCCGGGCCGAGCGCGCGTGGCTCCGCGGCCGGCTCGCACCGGAGCCGTTCGTCGACCACCACGGTGAGGGGCTCGCGATCGACGGAGAGTTGGTGGTGTGTCCGGCGTTCAACGACCTCTCGGGCGGGACGTGGGTGAACGTGCGTGGCCAGGAGTTTCTCGCGCCGTTTCTGCCGGACGGGCTCGCGGAAGGCGAGGCGTACCTGCTCGACGGGACCCGACTCGGGAACTACGAACGAGTCTGA